In Scylla paramamosain isolate STU-SP2022 chromosome 29, ASM3559412v1, whole genome shotgun sequence, a genomic segment contains:
- the LOC135115362 gene encoding focadhesin-like — translation MEDYEQKINSGNVFLQSQAVTKIYDNLLEKHKDETILYDTEEVKTLWKTANTGGPTEAALALEALMSLVRINRLPAPATLQNFLADVTSAKCPSTLLQGVTEVVLLLSTMEGNDNKCPFTGPPTGPTHPFVTLLTKRADLAPALLEEAAHLLRHPDQRVREGSASQLRPLLLHTFCLTESTLWIARPLLNLLTSAQTHHSLVPLLCRVATLIRDTSREHVERKVMVLTSLAELAMRENLTRLQSAVLPCLLMAFPLALKHGLGTRTLERDVRLLGSRLGRGCDVTVCALAEVLPSTSGRLQISLLQLGATLLSHKDGNPLIGARLLPSLLQVLSAPCTAVPGLTTAAAALISLVQATPAQASANTQLAGNEHWEMLCCIHPSLVSFLPALEFSDRLVKDPQLASDWLTKLASSVNQISSFYYTIVTSVFLYQGSTPQSVQQATKVLEKEVMKQKCLGLEVFPMVLYRLGREPDPTTRLTILYTLPSLAVNKLCVGQVLKTLLALWSSSSLRPLVLRLVHDLWRVEPRTYSYLSRLLQDKSIDTTELQIARAFVVTSVCKAKPNQHGEELLPMLSGFLNECQGEQGTAQTLIALDGIHHLCASQVIDLRTTWRVIAPKLVRDKRPGITEKLCALLALIPALKVESAEYQKFTSDCITILWNWVASHRTLSVVKAAYEALEKFPYDSYTLKMLPQYAREGHQLPASKAATPFEAARKPEDVLDYVPGLGWIKLITGCPESHLEFVESFTKSLVAREVAALPKGIYLTAVQEAKRKGVKSASGQPEPPSYSFFKDHSTLKALVSFLIDCPLLMERCDDPRRKERLLRSCVIIMEALGQSLPRPYPVVNWSFLEKVLSSAHALANYEWTKRIRHSIFQITSRQCNKSGSASTIISQWLMPGSGSGLTKEDELVLFSLLEHIGRGLPPTVLQPFLANVFKQHQGDAAHMKVLLQALRPNLTADFIFDTNRNVLSNTVEGLNEHMDPTDENLYSAYKACVADLPQKHIERLTSPSLWWEVTDERLYRAAVLRCHVAERDAEELALPWLNDLVDSAATLPGDRSHLLRVMSTTLVTRCQVVEATTWFLQLLGRLQEHMKKRRGDDLVAAHEQRQLVTFYLDLLVMSLVVWSGLWATNSMEVLADSPPLRDRLLLPSLVTLSGQPEWKKTLTQLLSWLVSCYSLLSQHSTIYYHLSSPILLLATLNPTLTQTMWNKIIAILV, via the exons ATGGAGGACTACGAGCAGAAGATCAACTCGGGAAATGTCTTCCTTCAGAGTCAG GCAGTCACAAAGATCTACGACAACTTGCTGGAGAAACACAAAGATGAAACAATTCTGTATGAT ACAGAGGAGGTCAAGACCCTATGGAAGACAGCCAACACTGGGGGACCAACAGAGGCAGCGCTGGCCCTGGAGGCCCTGATGTCCCTTGTACGAATTAATCGGCTTCCAGCTCCTGCCACCCTCCAAAACTTCCTGGCTGACGTAACCAGTGCCAA GTGTCCAAGCACCTTGCTGCAGGGTGTGACAgaggtggtgctgctgctgtccaCCATGGAGGGGAATGACAACAAGTGCCCCTTCACTGGCCCACCCACCGGCCCCACCCACCCATTCGTCACCCTCCTCACCAAGCGGGCAGACCTGGCGCCGGCCCTACTGGAGGAGGCTGCCCACCTCCTGCGACACCCTGACCAGAG GGTGCGGGAGGGAAGTGCCAGTCAGCTCCGGCCACTGCTGCTTCACACATTCTGCTTGACAGAGAGCACACTGTGGATTGCCCGGCCACTGCTCAACCTCCTCACCTCAGCCCAGACCCACCACAGCCTTGTCCCGCTGCTCTGCCGAGTCGCCACACTCATCAGG GACACAAGCAGGGAGCATGTGGAACGCAAGGTGATGGTGCTGACATCCCTGGCAGAGCTGGCCATGAGGGAGAACCTGACACGCCTGCAGTCTGCCGTGCTCCCCTGCCTCCTCATGGCTTTCCCTCTTGCCCTG AAACACGGCTTGGGCACTAGGACATTGGAGAGGGATGTGAGGCTGCTGGGGTCCCGGCTTGGGCGCGGCTGTGACGTCACGGTCTGTGCGCTGGCTGAGGTGCTGCCCTCCACCTCAGGCCGCCTTCAGATCAGCCTCCTGCAGCTTG GTGCCACGCTTCTGTCACACAAGGACGGGAACCCACTCATTGGCGCCCGgctgctgccctcactgctgCAGGTGCTGTCCGCCCCCTGTACTGCTGTGCCAGGCCTCACCACGGCTGCAGCGGCACTCATCTCCCTCGTGCAAGCCACCCCAGCACAAGCCTCGGCCAACACACAGCTTGCGG GCAATGAGCACTGGGAGATGCTGTGCTGCATACACCCAAGTCTGGTCTCCTTCCTGCCCGCCTTGGAGTTCTCGGACCGCCTGGTGAAGGACCCCCAGCTTGCTTCAGACTGGCTCACCAAACTGGCCTCCTCAGTCAACCAGATCTCCAGCTTTTACTACACCATTGTGACATCTGTGTTCCTCTACCAGGGCTCCACACCACAGTCTGTCCAGCAGGCCACCAAG GTGTTGGAGAAGGAGGTGATGAAGCAGAAGTGCCTGGGCTTGGAGGTGTTCCCAATGGTGCTGTACCGCCTGGGCCGTGAGCCTGACCCCACCACCCGCCTCACCATCCTgtacaccctcccctccctggcTGTCAACAAG CTGTGTGTGGGGCAGGTGCTGAAGACCCTGCTGGCACTGTGGTCCTCCAGCAGCCTCCGCCCCCTGGTGCTGCGTCTGGTGCATGACCTGTGGAGGGTGGAGCCGCGTACCTACTCCTACCTCTCCCGCCTCCTCCAAGACAAGTCCATCGACACCACTGAGCTGCAGATCGCCCGTGCATTTGTTGTGACCAGTGTGTGCAAGGCTAA ACCAAACCAGCACGGGGAGGAGCTGCTTCCAATGCTGTCTGGGTTCCTGAATGAGTGCCAGGGAGAGCAGGGCACGGCACAGACCCTCATCGCCCTGGACGGCATCCACCACCTGTGTGCCAGCCAGGTGATTGACCTCCGCACCACCTGGCGAGTCATTGCCCCCAAGCTAGTGCGGGACAAGCGGCCGGGTATCACAGAGAAGCTGTGTGCCCTGCTTGCCCTCATCCCAGCCCTCAAAGTGGAGAGTGCAGAATATCAGAAGTTTACATCAGACTGCATCACCATCCTCTGGAACTGGGTGGCCTCTCATAG GACACTGTCAGTGGTGAAGGCTGCTTATGAAGCCCTGGAGAAGTTCCCTTACGACAGCTACACCCTCAAGATGCTGCCCCAGTATGCTCGGGAGGGACACCAGCTGCCAGCCAGCAAGGCAGCCACACCCTTTGAGGCGGCACGGAAGCCTGAGGATGTGTTGGACTATGTTCCTGGTCTTGGCTGGATCAAACTGATAACAGGCTGTCCAGAATCTCACCTTGAATTTGTGGAGAGTTTCACCAAGAGTCTGGTGGCTCGGGAGGTTGCTGCCCTGCCCAAGGGGATTTACCTCACTGCTGTCCAGGAGGCCAAGCGCAAGGGTGTCAAGTCTGCCAGCGGCCAGCCTGAGCCTCCGTCGTACAGCTTTTTCAAAGATCACTCCACACTGAAGGCTTTGGTAAGCTTTCTCATTGACTGTCCTCTCCTGATGGAGAGATGTGATGACcccaggaggaaggaaagactccTGAGGAGCTGTGTGATCATCATGGAGGCGCTGGGCCAGTCTCTGCCTCGGCCCTACCCAGTTGTCAATTGGAGCTTTTTGGAGAAGGTGCTGAGCTCAGCCCATGCATTAGCAAACTATGAGTGGACAAAGCGTATTCGTCACAGCATATTTCAGATCACCAGTCGACAGTGCAACAAGTCCGGGTCGGCCAGCACCATCATCAGCCAGTGGCTCATGCCTGGCTCGGGCAGTGGCCTCACCAAGGAGGATGAGCTGGTGTTGTTTAGCCTGCTGGAGCACATAGGGCGTGGCCTTCCCCCTACTGTTCTGCAGCCTTTCTTGGCAAATGTGTTCAAGCAGCACCAGGGTGATGCAGCCCACATGAAGGTTCTGCTGCAGGCGCTGCGGCCCAATCTCACTGCTGACTTCATTTTTGACACAAACAGGAATGTGCTGAGCAATACAGTGGAGGGCCTCAATGAGCACATGGACCCCACAGACGAGAACCTGTACTCCGCCTACAAGGCTTGTGTGGCTGACCTGCCCCAGAAGCACATTGAgcgcctcacctcaccctcaCTGTGGTGGGAGGTGACAGACGAGAGGCTGTACCGTGCCGCCGTGCTGCGCTGCCATGTGGCTGAGCGGGATGCCGAGGAGCTGGCACTGCCTTGGCTCAACGATCTAGTGGACTCAGCTGCCACCCTGCCTGGCGACCGCTCCCACCTGCTTCGGGTCATGTCCACCACGCTGGTGACGCGCTGTCAGGTTGTGGAGGCCACCACCTGGTTCCTGCAGCTGCTGGGCCGCCTGCAGGAGCACATGAAGAAGCGACGTGGAGATGATCTAGTGGCAGCCCATGAACAGAGACAGCTGGTGACCTTCTACCTGGACCTGCTGGTGATGAGCCTGGTTGTGTGGTCAGGCCTTTGGGCCACTAACAGCATGGAGGTGCTGGCTGACAGCCCTCCACTCAGGGACCGCCTGCTCCTGCCCTCCTTGGTGACCCTCTCTGGCCAGCCAGAGTGGAAGAAGACCCTTACCCAGCTGCTGAGTTGGCTGGTGTCCTGTTACTCCCTGCTCTCCCAGCACTCCACCATCTACTACCACCTGTCCTCCCCCATCCTGCTGCTGGCCACCCTCAACCCCACCCTCACACAGACTATGTGGAACAAAATCATTGCTATCCTTGTCTAA